The following proteins come from a genomic window of Cherax quadricarinatus isolate ZL_2023a chromosome 39, ASM3850222v1, whole genome shotgun sequence:
- the LOC128696334 gene encoding uncharacterized protein, translating into MELPGVVRVALWLVMLSGVACQDASVCQVPQTTSDSVCSSVKVLLGGVSEVHQRVLQEMCKRGQQHVLLKAREPPKDSSPFMEPVRRAEQFAVVILHRDNFSDRINWTSGDAENVICNSKWYVDEEMALLNHYSWYRHGLPLWPLLNQALAPKPRLFSRKKKLDWPNYAIATPLYLVFREISNFRDPRIAIQKLFAGDLAGQQSELDRQSSFVQSDKFQKDVIDLYEAKESDITNDVAGYNNWLMPLITRSLPPMIESFKARQKRRGSKQSDISTCPDELYVYFLQKPCASSASCLLLNELMLILRTLDCSAVTDLVVGFSVG; encoded by the exons ATGGAGCTGCCAGGTGTGGTGAGAGTGGCACTGTGGCTTGTGATGTTGTCAGGTGTGGCATGCCAAGACGCAAGTGTGTGTCAGGTGCCACAAACAACTTCAGACAG CGTGTGTTCATCAGTGAAGGTGCTTCTTGGTGGCGTTAGTGAGGTACACCAGAGGGTGCTGCAGGAAATGTGCAAGAGGGGTCAGCAACATGTCCTACTGAAGGCCAGGGAACCTCCAAAGGACTCCTCCCCGTTTATGGAGCCAGTGAGG CGTGCGGAGCAGTTCGCCGTGGTGATCCTACATCGTGATAACTTCAGCGACAGGATCAACTGGACATCTGGCGATGCAGAGAACGTCATCTGTAATAGCAAGTGGTATGTGGACGAGGAAATGGCGCTCCTCAACCACTATTCATGGTACCGTCATGGTCTGCCCCTCTGGCCACTCCTCAATCAGGCTCTCGCCCCCAAACCTCGTTTGTTTTCCCGCAAGAAGAAACTGGATTGGCCTAACTACGCTATTGCTACTCCTCTGTACCTCGTTTTCCGTGAGATCTCCAACTTCCGCGATCCTCGGATAGCCATTCAGAAGCTGTTTGCTGGAGACTTGGCCGGTCAGCAGAGCGAATTAGATCGCCAGAGCTCATTTGTCCAGTCGGACAAATTCCAGAAAGATGTCATCGATCTATATGAAGCCAAGGAGAGTGATATCACCAACGACGTTGCAGGTTATAACAACTGGCTGATGCCTCTGATCACCCGAAGTCTTCCTCCAATGATCGAGTCCTTTAAGGCGAGACAGAAACGACGAGGGTCAAAACAAAGCGACATTTCCACCTGCCCCGACGAGCTCTATGTTTACTTCCTGCAGAAACCGTGTGCCAGCAgcgcctcctgcctcctcctgaaCGAGCTGATGTTGATCCTCAGGACTCTGGACTGTTCCGCAGTCACTGACCTTGTGGTGGGCTTTTCTGTGGGTTAG